A window of the Gammaproteobacteria bacterium genome harbors these coding sequences:
- a CDS encoding COX15/CtaA family protein, whose protein sequence is MRRAIPPGACRTIWIICLRRPGLADRAHSFFRVTVALGLALAFVVVVLGAFTRLSDAGLGCPDWPGCYGHIGGVPMTQAELEQANASFPGRPVDMSKATTEMVHRYFAGGLGLLILTLVITAFAFRQRAQLPFKTTLALLALVIFQALLGMWTVTLQLKPVIVMAHLLGGFATLSLLWWLFLGGSTWAATRPRSSRYRVAGLLGIGILVGQIALGGWTSANYAALACVDFPTCQSRWWPPMDFSEAFVLWRGTGLDYEFGGLDNPARTAIHVTHRIGALVTTIYLLAFGSTLFVRARGGALRIASAAVITLILLQVSLGISNVVLGLPLGVAAAHNAVAALLLLAMLSLTYLLRPATETVTRVAFRKPSTRAAEGDHVLT, encoded by the coding sequence ATGCGCCGCGCGATACCGCCAGGGGCTTGCAGGACGATCTGGATCATCTGCTTGAGGCGTCCCGGATTGGCTGATCGCGCGCATTCCTTCTTCCGGGTAACGGTCGCCTTGGGGCTGGCGCTGGCATTTGTCGTGGTTGTGCTGGGCGCATTCACACGCCTGTCCGACGCGGGACTGGGCTGCCCCGACTGGCCTGGCTGTTACGGCCACATCGGCGGTGTGCCGATGACCCAGGCCGAACTCGAGCAGGCCAATGCATCGTTTCCCGGGCGGCCGGTAGACATGTCCAAGGCCACCACGGAGATGGTGCATCGTTACTTTGCGGGCGGCCTGGGGTTGCTGATACTGACGCTTGTGATAACGGCGTTTGCGTTTCGGCAACGCGCGCAACTCCCGTTCAAGACCACTCTCGCGTTGCTGGCATTAGTTATCTTCCAGGCGTTGCTGGGCATGTGGACGGTCACCTTGCAGTTAAAGCCCGTTATCGTTATGGCGCACCTGCTCGGCGGTTTTGCGACGCTTTCGTTATTGTGGTGGCTGTTCCTGGGCGGTTCGACATGGGCCGCCACACGGCCAAGAAGCAGTCGCTATCGCGTAGCTGGCCTGCTGGGGATAGGAATTCTAGTCGGGCAGATCGCGCTGGGCGGCTGGACCAGCGCCAATTATGCCGCGCTCGCGTGCGTGGACTTCCCTACGTGCCAGTCGCGGTGGTGGCCGCCAATGGATTTCAGCGAAGCGTTTGTGCTGTGGCGCGGCACCGGGTTGGACTACGAGTTCGGGGGGCTGGATAATCCCGCACGTACCGCCATTCATGTTACCCACCGTATCGGCGCGCTGGTGACCACCATTTATCTTCTGGCTTTCGGTTCGACCTTGTTCGTACGGGCGCGGGGCGGTGCGTTGCGCATCGCTAGTGCGGCTGTGATCACGCTCATATTGTTGCAGGTTTCGCTCGGCATCTCTAACGTCGTACTCGGTTTGCCGCTTGGTGTCGCGGCCGCGCACAATGCGGTCGCGGCGCTGTTGCTGCTGGCGATGCTGTCGCTGACTTATCTGTTGAGACCGGCGACGGAAACCGTCACGCGCGTCGCTTTCCGTAAGCCGTCCACGCGCGCGGCCGAGGGCGACCATGTCCTCACCTAA